In Chryseobacterium gotjawalense, the following are encoded in one genomic region:
- a CDS encoding sensor histidine kinase, which produces MNLTETDFLLTITTFIILIVILMMVLVYGVFIRKKSELLLSQQKKEALFEQELAISQVEIKEQTLNYIGQELHDDLGQKLSVARLMTNKLGLANDEDKTNIAQEINLLIGECIQDIRNLSKVFISKQVKHFGFVESLEREISRIERLELLDVEYEINNHDLEISSDHALILFRIIQESINNVIKHARSNKILIKVEDHPNFTEININDYGVGFNAEHRNDGSGLENIKNRAKLIDATFKIKSTENLGTEITITYKKPTPWKE; this is translated from the coding sequence GTGAATCTCACAGAAACCGATTTTCTGCTTACCATTACAACTTTTATCATTTTAATTGTAATTTTAATGATGGTTTTAGTGTATGGGGTTTTCATCAGGAAGAAATCTGAACTTCTTTTATCTCAACAAAAAAAAGAAGCTCTTTTTGAACAGGAATTGGCAATTTCTCAGGTAGAGATTAAGGAACAAACCCTGAATTATATAGGACAGGAACTTCATGATGATTTGGGACAAAAGCTATCTGTAGCAAGATTAATGACTAATAAACTCGGGCTGGCAAATGATGAAGATAAAACAAATATCGCCCAGGAAATCAACCTGTTGATTGGCGAATGCATTCAAGATATCAGAAACCTTTCTAAAGTATTTATAAGCAAGCAGGTAAAGCATTTTGGATTTGTTGAATCATTGGAAAGGGAAATTTCCAGAATCGAACGACTGGAGTTACTGGACGTAGAGTACGAGATCAATAATCACGATTTAGAAATTAGTTCTGATCATGCTTTAATTCTGTTTCGAATCATACAGGAGTCTATTAACAATGTGATCAAGCATGCCCGATCAAATAAAATATTGATAAAAGTTGAAGATCATCCCAATTTCACTGAAATTAATATTAATGATTACGGGGTAGGATTTAATGCAGAACATAGAAATGATGGAAGTGGATTAGAAAATATAAAGAATCGTGCAAAACTGATCGATGCCACTTTTAAGATTAAGTCTACAGAAAATCTGGGTACCGAAATTACCATCACCTACAAGAAACCCACACCATGGAAAGAATAA
- a CDS encoding response regulator transcription factor, translating to MERIKIAIVDDHKLVSKAIENMISFNPKFEVVMNCFNGEDFLKQLDHRKILPEVVLMDINMPRKNGIETTLELTKNYPDLKVIALTMEDNESTIISMLKAGAKGYLLKDMSPDILFDAINIVHEKGIFYTDIVTQSLLKIKTEEKINQEINNSLKDREIEFIKLACSELTYKEIAEQMCVSPRTVDGYRDSIFAKLNVKTRVGIVLFAIKHHMC from the coding sequence ATGGAAAGAATAAAAATAGCAATCGTAGATGACCATAAATTAGTTTCCAAGGCCATTGAAAACATGATTTCATTTAATCCAAAATTTGAAGTGGTAATGAATTGCTTTAATGGCGAAGATTTTCTGAAACAGCTTGACCACCGGAAAATACTCCCTGAAGTAGTGTTAATGGACATCAATATGCCCCGGAAAAACGGCATCGAAACAACCCTGGAACTTACTAAAAACTATCCCGACCTAAAGGTGATTGCTTTAACGATGGAAGATAATGAAAGCACCATTATCAGTATGTTGAAAGCAGGCGCGAAAGGATATTTGCTCAAAGATATGTCACCTGATATTCTTTTTGACGCGATAAATATCGTTCATGAAAAAGGAATTTTCTATACCGATATCGTAACCCAAAGTCTGCTGAAAATAAAAACCGAAGAAAAGATAAATCAAGAAATAAACAATTCATTAAAAGACCGCGAGATAGAATTTATTAAATTAGCCTGCTCTGAACTCACCTATAAGGAAATTGCAGAACAAATGTGCGTGAGCCCAAGAACTGTAGACGGTTACAGAGACTCTATCTTTGCAAAACTGAATGTAAAAACCAGAGTAGGAATTGTGCTTTTTGCCATTAAACATCACATGTGCTAA
- a CDS encoding GNAT family N-acetyltransferase: MSKSKEQFHFRKAVSDDKETIWKILQQAIERRKNDGSTQWQDGYPNLETIENDIQNDYGFVLTLEDTILGYAAVIPDTEPAYETIEGKWLSDGKYMVVHRVAVSTESAGKGIATQIFKEIEKIALSKNILSIKVDTNFDNIPMLKILDKLGYQYCGEVYFRNAARKAFEKLLDCKQKII, encoded by the coding sequence ATGTCAAAATCAAAAGAACAATTTCATTTTAGAAAAGCAGTTTCAGATGATAAAGAAACAATCTGGAAAATTCTGCAGCAGGCCATTGAAAGGCGGAAAAACGACGGCAGCACCCAATGGCAAGACGGTTATCCTAATCTGGAAACAATCGAAAATGATATTCAAAACGATTATGGATTTGTCCTGACCTTAGAAGATACTATTCTTGGTTATGCAGCAGTGATTCCCGACACTGAACCGGCTTACGAAACTATTGAAGGGAAATGGCTTTCTGATGGAAAATACATGGTAGTTCACCGTGTCGCAGTCTCAACGGAGTCTGCAGGAAAAGGAATTGCCACGCAAATTTTTAAAGAAATTGAAAAAATTGCCCTTTCAAAAAATATTTTGAGTATTAAAGTAGATACTAACTTTGATAATATTCCGATGTTGAAAATTTTAGACAAATTAGGTTACCAATATTGTGGTGAAGTTTACTTTCGGAATGCTGCCCGAAAAGCATTTGAAAAATTGCTGGATTGTAAGCAAAAAATTATCTAA
- the gpmI gene encoding 2,3-bisphosphoglycerate-independent phosphoglycerate mutase, which yields MSKKAILAILDGWGIGPDPKVSAIAQAHTPFIDSCYEKFPHTTLEASGIAVGLPFGQMGNSEVGHMNLGAGRVVYQNLVKLNMAVENATLGKENTITRAFEYALENNKNVHFIGLVSDGGVHSHINHLKGLLTAAHEFGLDKNVYVHAFTDGRDCDPHSGKGFILELLDHMKTSTGQLATVVGRYYAMDRDKRWERVKLAYDAMVNGIGDGTRDVLQAIESSYNQDVTDEFLKPIICLKDNSLPVAKIENDDVVFCFNFRTDRGREITEVLSQEEFPEYGMHPLNLYYVTMTNYDKKYKNVHVVFDEEVLHETMGEVLERNGKTQIRVAETEKYPHVTFFFSGGREAEFVGESRLLCPSPKDVPTYDFKPEMSAYDITEKILPKIEEESADFICLNFANADMVGHTGVFSAAVRAAEVVDECISKVASTAYEHGYAVFILADHGNSDVMLNADGSPNTQHSTNLVPLIVMDKDRNWNLKPGKLGDVAPSILKVMGIEIPPIMTGEVLVS from the coding sequence ATGTCAAAAAAAGCCATTTTAGCGATACTCGACGGTTGGGGAATAGGACCGGATCCCAAAGTTTCTGCCATCGCTCAGGCACATACTCCCTTTATCGATTCCTGTTATGAAAAATTCCCGCATACTACCCTGGAAGCGAGTGGAATTGCTGTAGGATTACCTTTCGGACAAATGGGAAACTCTGAAGTCGGCCACATGAATTTAGGTGCCGGGAGGGTAGTTTACCAAAATTTGGTAAAACTCAATATGGCGGTTGAAAATGCTACTTTAGGAAAGGAAAACACAATCACCAGAGCGTTTGAATATGCTTTAGAAAATAATAAAAATGTTCATTTCATCGGTTTAGTTTCAGATGGTGGGGTACATTCCCATATTAATCATTTGAAAGGTTTACTCACTGCTGCTCACGAATTTGGTTTAGACAAGAATGTTTACGTTCATGCCTTTACTGATGGCCGAGATTGCGACCCGCATTCAGGAAAAGGTTTTATACTGGAACTCCTGGATCACATGAAAACCAGCACCGGACAGCTTGCAACGGTTGTTGGAAGATATTACGCGATGGACCGTGATAAAAGATGGGAACGTGTAAAATTAGCCTATGATGCAATGGTCAATGGGATAGGAGATGGAACCAGAGATGTCCTGCAAGCCATAGAAAGCTCTTATAATCAGGATGTTACCGATGAGTTTTTGAAACCCATTATTTGTCTGAAAGACAACAGTTTGCCAGTTGCCAAGATTGAAAATGATGATGTCGTATTTTGTTTTAATTTCAGAACAGATCGTGGTCGGGAAATTACAGAAGTTCTTTCACAAGAGGAGTTTCCCGAATACGGAATGCATCCGTTGAATCTGTATTATGTCACGATGACGAATTACGATAAAAAGTATAAAAATGTTCATGTGGTTTTCGACGAGGAAGTTTTACACGAAACGATGGGTGAAGTATTAGAAAGAAACGGCAAGACACAGATTCGGGTCGCAGAAACAGAAAAATACCCTCACGTTACCTTTTTCTTTTCCGGTGGAAGAGAAGCAGAATTCGTCGGGGAAAGCCGATTGTTGTGTCCGAGTCCTAAAGATGTTCCTACTTATGACTTTAAACCGGAAATGTCTGCATACGATATTACCGAAAAAATACTTCCCAAAATTGAAGAGGAATCAGCAGATTTTATTTGTTTAAATTTTGCCAATGCCGACATGGTCGGCCATACCGGCGTTTTTTCTGCAGCCGTCAGAGCAGCTGAAGTTGTAGATGAGTGCATTTCTAAAGTTGCGTCCACTGCTTATGAACATGGTTATGCGGTTTTTATTCTGGCAGACCACGGGAATTCAGATGTAATGCTGAACGCTGATGGAAGTCCTAATACGCAGCATTCAACAAACTTAGTCCCTTTAATCGTCATGGATAAAGACAGAAACTGGAATTTAAAACCCGGAAAATTAGGGGATGTCGCCCCATCCATTCTAAAAGTGATGGGAATTGAAATTCCTCCTATAATGACCGGAGAAGTATTAGTAAGTTAA
- a CDS encoding acyl-ACP desaturase, giving the protein MYNKMMRIEVMRTLGKNVDEFINSYLTPVEKIWQPTDFLPDPSADSFKYDVEELQTYAQEMGYDLFVTLIGDCITEEALPSYESWIMGIDGVNQEERTGWSQWVRSWTAEENRHGDLLNKYLYLCGRVNMREVEITTQYLIQDGFDIGTTMDPYRNFVYTSFQETATNISHRRVGSLAKQSGNTKLSRMCGVIAADEARHAKAYKHFVTKILELDPSEMMLAFEDMMRKKIVMPAHLMRESGQKAGELWGHFSDAAQRAMVYTGQDYINILSELLEDWKIEHITGLTESAEKAQEYLMKLPGRLQRITDRISTPDQEYQFKWIKS; this is encoded by the coding sequence ATGTATAATAAAATGATGAGAATAGAAGTAATGAGAACTTTAGGCAAAAATGTCGATGAGTTTATTAACTCCTATTTAACCCCTGTAGAAAAAATATGGCAACCCACTGATTTTTTGCCGGATCCGTCTGCAGACAGTTTTAAATATGATGTAGAAGAACTTCAAACTTATGCACAGGAAATGGGTTACGATCTTTTTGTAACTTTAATAGGTGACTGTATTACCGAAGAGGCATTACCAAGTTATGAGTCTTGGATTATGGGAATTGACGGCGTAAACCAGGAAGAAAGAACCGGATGGTCACAATGGGTAAGAAGCTGGACCGCAGAAGAAAACCGCCACGGCGATCTGCTCAATAAATACCTGTACTTATGCGGCCGTGTAAATATGCGTGAAGTAGAAATCACAACTCAATATTTAATTCAGGACGGTTTTGATATCGGAACTACGATGGATCCATACCGTAATTTTGTTTATACCAGTTTTCAGGAAACGGCGACTAATATTTCCCACAGAAGAGTAGGATCTTTGGCAAAACAAAGCGGAAATACAAAACTTTCCAGAATGTGCGGGGTGATTGCTGCTGATGAAGCACGACATGCAAAAGCGTACAAGCATTTTGTGACCAAAATTCTCGAACTCGATCCTTCAGAAATGATGTTGGCTTTCGAAGATATGATGCGTAAAAAAATAGTAATGCCCGCCCATTTAATGCGTGAATCTGGTCAGAAAGCTGGCGAACTTTGGGGACATTTCTCAGATGCAGCACAGCGTGCTATGGTTTATACAGGCCAGGATTACATCAATATTTTATCAGAATTATTAGAAGACTGGAAAATTGAACATATTACCGGACTTACTGAATCTGCGGAAAAAGCGCAGGAATATTTAATGAAACTCCCGGGAAGATTACAAAGAATCACCGACAGAATTTCAACTCCCGATCAGGAATATCAATTCAAATGGATTAAATCTTAG
- a CDS encoding BT0820 family HAD-type phosphatase: MKNSKKLAIDFDGTIVDDGYPGIGKTKTFAFETLKKLQSEGYRLILWTYRHGKTLDEAVEFCKKNGVEFYAVNSSFEGEVFENENASRKIDADLFIDDRNLGGFPGWGEIYNIINERIEFRVDGKEVLAYSKIKKDKKKGLFW; the protein is encoded by the coding sequence ATGAAAAACAGTAAAAAACTTGCTATCGATTTTGACGGTACAATCGTAGATGATGGATATCCCGGAATTGGAAAAACAAAAACTTTTGCTTTTGAAACCCTAAAAAAACTCCAGTCAGAAGGCTACAGATTGATTCTGTGGACTTACCGACATGGAAAAACTTTGGATGAAGCAGTTGAGTTTTGCAAAAAAAATGGCGTTGAGTTTTATGCGGTTAATTCAAGTTTTGAAGGCGAAGTTTTCGAGAATGAAAATGCGTCCCGAAAAATTGATGCCGACCTTTTTATCGACGACCGAAATCTTGGTGGATTCCCAGGTTGGGGCGAAATCTACAATATCATTAACGAAAGAATAGAATTCCGGGTGGATGGCAAAGAAGTCCTGGCTTATTCGAAAATAAAAAAAGATAAAAAGAAAGGATTGTTCTGGTAA
- the map gene encoding type I methionyl aminopeptidase yields MIQLKTIEELRLMRESAQLVSKTLGMLAKEIKPGVTTLHLDNLGGQFIRDHGGEPAFLGMYGFPKNLCISPNAEVVHGIPNEKPLVEGDILSVDCGVFMNGFYGDHAYSFEVGEVAPEIKKLLKITKESLYKGIEQCVRGKRVGDISNAIQTYCETHGYGVVRELVGHGLGRKMHEDPQVPNYGKKGSGKVLKDGIVLAIEPMVNLGTEKVKFHDDGWTVTSLDMSPSAHFEHDVCIIGGKPVLLSTYKYIYEALGIVSDEEKPFTMDF; encoded by the coding sequence TTGATACAGTTAAAAACAATAGAAGAACTTCGCTTAATGCGGGAAAGTGCCCAACTGGTTTCCAAAACTCTGGGCATGCTGGCCAAAGAAATTAAACCAGGCGTAACTACTTTGCATCTTGATAATTTAGGTGGGCAGTTTATTCGCGATCACGGCGGAGAGCCGGCCTTTTTAGGAATGTACGGTTTCCCGAAAAATTTATGTATTTCCCCAAATGCTGAAGTGGTACACGGAATTCCAAATGAAAAACCATTAGTCGAAGGAGACATTTTGTCAGTAGATTGTGGCGTTTTTATGAACGGATTTTATGGCGATCACGCTTATTCATTTGAAGTAGGAGAGGTTGCACCTGAAATTAAAAAACTCCTGAAAATAACCAAAGAATCTCTTTACAAAGGAATTGAGCAATGCGTTCGTGGAAAAAGAGTAGGAGACATTTCAAACGCAATTCAAACCTATTGCGAAACTCATGGTTACGGAGTTGTTCGTGAATTAGTCGGGCACGGCTTAGGCCGAAAAATGCACGAAGATCCACAAGTTCCTAATTATGGGAAAAAAGGGAGCGGTAAAGTTTTAAAAGATGGGATCGTATTAGCCATCGAACCTATGGTAAATTTAGGTACTGAAAAAGTAAAATTCCATGATGACGGCTGGACGGTAACTTCACTCGATATGTCGCCATCAGCCCATTTCGAACACGATGTTTGTATTATCGGCGGAAAACCGGTTTTATTGTCGACCTACAAATATATTTATGAAGCTTTAGGAATTGTAAGTGACGAAGAAAAACCATTTACAATGGATTTTTAA
- a CDS encoding class I SAM-dependent methyltransferase — translation MKKITKFLLNRIPRPMLINLSIFLRPVIYLFFKGTKFTDPIDGKSYRKFLPYGYGQQRENALSPGTLSLERHRQMWLYLQNETDFFTEKYKVLHIAPEQEFLRRFKKMKNLDYTSADLYSPIVDVKADILDLPFEDESYDIVFCNHVLEHIGDDQKAMSELYRVMKKGGWGIFQVPMKNSLEKTYEDFSIKDPKERQKHFGQYDHVRWYGMDYFDRLKKAGFEVDINFYSRKFSNEDRRKFGLTENEILPVVFKK, via the coding sequence ATGAAAAAAATCACCAAATTTCTTTTAAATAGAATACCCAGGCCAATGCTTATTAATTTAAGCATTTTTCTGAGGCCTGTCATTTATTTATTCTTTAAAGGAACAAAATTCACCGATCCAATCGATGGGAAATCTTACCGAAAATTCCTTCCGTATGGTTATGGTCAACAAAGGGAAAATGCTTTGTCACCGGGAACATTAAGTTTGGAGCGTCACCGGCAAATGTGGCTGTATCTTCAAAATGAAACCGATTTTTTTACTGAAAAATACAAAGTTCTTCATATCGCACCTGAGCAGGAATTTCTGAGAAGATTCAAAAAAATGAAGAATCTGGATTATACTTCTGCCGATTTATATTCGCCGATCGTCGATGTAAAAGCAGATATTCTGGATTTACCTTTTGAAGATGAAAGTTATGATATTGTCTTTTGCAATCATGTTTTAGAACATATCGGGGATGATCAGAAAGCCATGAGCGAACTCTATCGGGTCATGAAAAAAGGCGGTTGGGGAATTTTTCAGGTTCCGATGAAGAATTCTTTAGAAAAAACATACGAAGATTTCTCCATCAAAGATCCAAAAGAAAGACAAAAACATTTTGGCCAATACGACCACGTTCGCTGGTACGGAATGGATTATTTCGACCGACTGAAAAAAGCGGGTTTTGAAGTTGATATCAACTTTTACTCCAGGAAATTTTCCAATGAAGACCGCAGAAAATTTGGTTTGACAGAAAATGAGATTTTGCCCGTCGTTTTTAAAAAATAA
- a CDS encoding SGNH/GDSL hydrolase family protein: MGKKYLIHLLKSIPILPLIYFQGKKIRKQIPLLPEAKDPEGFFNINADKNFKILFIGESSMAGVGSDFHKNSFAGHFSREFSSLVQCNIDWKVYAKTGYNVEKIHQRIVPQITEITCDLIVIGIGGNDTFELTQPKKWTKNIQFLIENLQNKFPETPILFPHLPTIETFPAFTKQMKSVLGNHKDLLADYLNAQVLKNKNIYFPTRKINVQEWLGKLQEDQTTADFFSDGIHPSELTYELWAKDCVQFLSDLKIDFH, translated from the coding sequence ATGGGAAAGAAGTATTTAATCCATTTATTAAAGTCGATTCCTATATTACCACTTATTTATTTTCAGGGAAAAAAAATAAGGAAGCAAATACCGCTTCTTCCTGAAGCAAAAGATCCCGAAGGTTTTTTCAATATTAACGCCGATAAAAATTTTAAGATTTTATTTATTGGCGAAAGTTCGATGGCCGGCGTAGGATCAGATTTTCATAAAAACAGCTTTGCCGGGCATTTCTCCAGAGAATTCAGTTCCTTAGTTCAATGTAATATCGATTGGAAAGTGTATGCGAAAACAGGTTATAACGTAGAAAAAATTCACCAGAGAATCGTTCCGCAGATCACGGAAATCACTTGCGATTTAATCGTTATCGGAATTGGCGGCAATGATACTTTTGAATTGACTCAACCCAAAAAATGGACTAAAAACATTCAGTTTCTTATTGAAAATTTACAGAATAAATTTCCTGAAACTCCGATTTTATTTCCGCATTTGCCAACAATTGAAACGTTTCCTGCATTTACAAAACAAATGAAATCGGTCTTGGGAAATCACAAAGATTTATTGGCGGATTACCTTAACGCGCAGGTTTTAAAAAACAAAAACATCTATTTCCCGACCAGAAAAATTAACGTACAGGAATGGTTGGGAAAACTGCAAGAAGATCAAACAACTGCAGATTTTTTCAGCGATGGAATTCATCCGTCTGAACTGACTTATGAATTATGGGCGAAAGACTGTGTGCAATTCTTATCAGATTTAAAAATAGATTTTCATTAA
- the ligD gene encoding DNA ligase D, with the protein MMPLEEYNKKRKFNETPEPEGKEMKSDNKLIFVIQRHSASRLHYDFRLEMDGVLKSWAVPKGPSLNPEDKRLAMMTEDHPFSYHDFEGNIPEGNYGAGEVEIWDSGTYEPLEKVEGKSDALIMRHELHQDSLKFILHGKKLKGEFALVKMKNSKEGNAWLLIKHKDKFALEEYDAEEHIPKKSKVTLREENRPGKKKIKIPNKESKTFKNYTPSLIGEKKLKDFIKPMLAQTGEKAFNNKDWVFEIKWDGYRAVADLREPVIQLYSRNGLSYSDKFSKIIKALDHQNHQMVLDGEIVAFNKEGKPDFQILQKIGENPDLAMTYQVFDLLWLNGHSTENLTLVQRKELLKDALTENNVIKYCEHIPQNGIDFFQQIKKMELEGMIAKKTDSIYSEGVRSSDWLKIKFQNTEDVLICGFTEPNGSRKNFGALILGTFADGQLKYCGHAGTGFADKILDSLYELFKPLIIGNCPFEEVPKTNAPATWLKPELVCEIKFTEKTKDGIFRHPVYMGLRSDKDKEDLMNEEEEEIENSTSLKMKISESKVEKDSVKTKTQKMTKAVKLTNQNKIYFPESGITKGEVIDYYQSVAKYILPHLKNRPQSLNRFPNGIEGLSFYHKDAGNDAPDWIEKVSVFSESNEKDIEYLICNTADDLAYLNNLGCIDLNPWNSTVIDLDKPTWLALDLDPSEKNTFDQVIETALCVKEILDLAKIKGFCKTSGSSGIHIFIPMGEQYEVELVKNFAHLLMQKVQQKLPDLTTLERNLKKRDKNKIYLDYLQNRTGQTLASVYSVRPKPFAPVSMPLLWEELKSGLKPTDFNIHNALERIKKNGDLFKPVLGKGIDMLKALENLSKI; encoded by the coding sequence ATGATGCCACTCGAAGAATACAATAAAAAACGGAAATTCAACGAAACTCCCGAACCGGAAGGAAAAGAAATGAAATCAGATAACAAACTGATTTTCGTGATTCAACGGCATTCTGCGTCCAGATTGCATTATGATTTCCGTTTGGAAATGGACGGAGTTTTGAAAAGTTGGGCTGTTCCGAAAGGACCTTCGCTGAATCCGGAGGATAAAAGACTGGCGATGATGACCGAAGATCATCCTTTTTCTTACCACGATTTTGAAGGAAATATTCCCGAAGGCAATTATGGCGCAGGCGAAGTTGAAATCTGGGATTCCGGCACTTACGAGCCTTTGGAAAAAGTTGAAGGTAAATCTGATGCCTTGATTATGCGCCACGAACTGCATCAAGATTCTTTAAAATTTATTCTTCACGGTAAAAAATTAAAAGGGGAATTTGCTTTAGTAAAGATGAAAAACTCCAAAGAGGGAAATGCCTGGCTATTAATTAAACACAAAGATAAATTCGCACTGGAGGAATATGACGCTGAAGAGCATATTCCTAAAAAATCGAAAGTAACGTTACGCGAAGAAAACCGTCCCGGTAAAAAAAAAATAAAAATTCCAAATAAAGAATCGAAAACATTCAAAAATTATACGCCCTCATTGATTGGTGAAAAAAAATTGAAAGATTTCATTAAACCCATGTTGGCTCAAACGGGAGAAAAAGCCTTTAATAATAAAGATTGGGTTTTCGAAATTAAATGGGATGGTTATCGTGCTGTAGCTGATTTACGGGAACCAGTAATTCAACTATATTCCCGGAACGGACTCTCTTATTCGGATAAATTTTCGAAAATCATTAAAGCCTTAGATCATCAAAATCATCAGATGGTTTTAGACGGTGAAATTGTAGCTTTCAATAAGGAAGGAAAACCTGATTTTCAAATCTTACAAAAAATAGGTGAAAATCCGGATTTAGCAATGACTTATCAGGTTTTCGATTTGCTTTGGCTCAATGGACATTCCACTGAAAATTTAACTTTGGTTCAACGCAAAGAATTGCTCAAAGACGCTTTAACAGAAAATAATGTCATTAAATATTGTGAGCATATTCCCCAAAATGGGATTGATTTTTTTCAACAGATCAAAAAGATGGAATTAGAAGGAATGATCGCAAAAAAAACAGACAGTATTTATTCAGAAGGTGTCCGTTCTTCAGACTGGCTGAAAATCAAATTCCAGAATACAGAAGATGTTTTAATTTGTGGTTTTACCGAACCGAACGGTTCGCGGAAAAATTTCGGTGCGCTGATTCTGGGAACTTTTGCCGATGGTCAATTAAAATATTGCGGACATGCCGGGACTGGTTTTGCAGATAAAATTTTAGATTCTTTATATGAATTGTTTAAACCGTTAATTATCGGAAACTGTCCTTTTGAAGAAGTTCCAAAAACCAATGCTCCTGCGACTTGGTTGAAACCTGAATTGGTTTGTGAAATAAAATTTACAGAAAAAACGAAAGATGGAATTTTCCGGCATCCCGTTTATATGGGACTTCGAAGTGATAAAGACAAAGAGGATTTGATGAATGAAGAAGAGGAAGAAATTGAAAATTCGACTTCTTTAAAAATGAAAATAAGTGAAAGCAAAGTAGAAAAAGATTCAGTAAAAACTAAAACTCAAAAGATGACAAAAGCCGTTAAACTGACCAATCAAAACAAGATCTATTTCCCGGAAAGTGGTATTACGAAAGGTGAAGTTATTGATTATTATCAGTCTGTGGCGAAATATATTTTACCCCATTTAAAAAACCGTCCGCAATCGCTGAACCGTTTTCCCAATGGTATTGAAGGCTTGAGTTTTTATCATAAAGATGCCGGAAACGATGCGCCTGACTGGATTGAAAAAGTTTCGGTCTTTTCAGAATCAAATGAAAAAGACATTGAATATTTAATCTGCAATACAGCAGATGATTTGGCTTATTTAAATAATTTAGGATGTATCGATTTGAATCCATGGAATTCCACGGTCATCGATCTGGATAAACCAACCTGGCTAGCTCTGGATTTGGATCCATCAGAGAAAAATACTTTTGACCAGGTTATCGAAACTGCTTTGTGTGTAAAGGAGATTTTGGATTTAGCAAAAATTAAAGGCTTTTGCAAAACTTCAGGAAGTTCAGGAATTCATATTTTCATTCCAATGGGTGAACAGTATGAGGTTGAATTAGTGAAAAATTTCGCCCATCTTCTAATGCAGAAAGTACAGCAAAAATTACCGGATTTAACTACTTTAGAAAGGAATTTGAAAAAACGGGATAAGAATAAAATTTATCTGGATTATCTGCAAAACCGGACCGGTCAGACGTTGGCGAGTGTTTACAGCGTTCGTCCAAAACCTTTTGCACCGGTTTCAATGCCTTTACTTTGGGAAGAACTGAAGTCCGGTTTGAAACCGACCGATTTCAATATTCATAATGCTTTGGAGCGTATTAAAAAGAATGGCGATTTGTTTAAACCAGTTTTAGGGAAAGGAATTGATATGTTGAAAGCTTTGGAAAATCTTTCTAAAATTTAA
- the ku gene encoding non-homologous end joining protein Ku has product MRSIWNGAIGFGLVNIPVKMYSAVEDSNLDLDMLDKSDFSNIKFKRVNEKTGKEVKWENIVKGYLLEDKYIVLDVEDYTAASPEKTRIFSIEQFVKEAEIDSVFFEVPYFLEPQKNAENAYNLLLKALEKTKMAGIGTFVMRDKEIFGMIRPYDDKVLIINRLRFAQEIRDYKDLKIPDQKNPKEGELKMAVSLIEQNSEKFEPAAFKDTYAEDLMKIIKQKAKGGKVKKVEEQAEDSGKVVDLMAQLKASLESSKKNKKVS; this is encoded by the coding sequence ATGAGATCAATCTGGAACGGAGCAATTGGATTTGGACTGGTAAATATTCCGGTGAAAATGTATTCTGCAGTTGAAGACAGCAATCTTGATTTGGATATGTTGGATAAAAGTGATTTCTCAAATATCAAGTTTAAACGTGTCAATGAGAAAACCGGTAAAGAGGTAAAATGGGAAAATATCGTCAAAGGATATCTGTTAGAAGACAAATACATTGTCCTGGATGTCGAGGATTATACTGCGGCAAGTCCCGAGAAAACTAGAATTTTCTCTATTGAACAATTTGTAAAAGAAGCAGAAATCGATTCTGTTTTTTTCGAAGTTCCCTATTTTCTGGAACCGCAGAAAAATGCGGAGAATGCTTATAACCTTTTATTAAAAGCACTGGAAAAGACAAAAATGGCAGGAATCGGAACCTTCGTAATGCGGGATAAAGAAATTTTTGGAATGATACGTCCTTATGACGACAAAGTTCTCATTATAAACAGATTGAGATTTGCACAGGAAATAAGAGATTACAAAGATTTAAAAATTCCGGATCAGAAAAATCCAAAAGAAGGCGAATTAAAAATGGCAGTTTCGCTGATTGAACAAAACTCTGAGAAGTTTGAACCCGCTGCTTTTAAAGATACTTATGCTGAAGATTTAATGAAAATTATCAAACAAAAAGCGAAAGGCGGAAAAGTCAAGAAAGTTGAGGAACAAGCTGAGGACAGCGGTAAAGTTGTCGATTTAATGGCGCAGTTAAAAGCAAGTCTAGAAAGTTCAAAAAAGAATAAAAAAGTCTCCTGA